The Rosa chinensis cultivar Old Blush chromosome 7, RchiOBHm-V2, whole genome shotgun sequence DNA segment GGTTCTTTAGTTGCTGTTCCCTACAATTTAAAGCAGCATGCTTGGCTGTTTTATCTCCTGCTCATGCTTTCATGCATCTTGGTCTTAGATTCTGTTGAGAGTTTTTACAGGCTGAAGCACACATTTTAGCGATGTGCTTAGTGCAGACTGCTAGAGCTAGATGTTAAACTCGCATATTATGTTTGGGCTAAACTCCTTTGGTTTGCATTATTCTTTGCTTTCTACTTCTTCAAATTTTGTTCACCCACTGGAGGAGAAGAAAGTATTGGCAGTATGTTTCAACTGTGTATAAGACTACCCCATTGTATCATCTGTCGGTTAAACCTGATCCTGTTCAATTCACATCAGCACCTTGTTTTCTGTTTAAATAAGACTACCCCATTGTATCATCTGTTGGTTAAACCTGATCCTGTTCAATTCACATCAGCACCTTGTTTGCCTGTGGTGGGACATGGTAGGCTGAAAGAATTGAGGAATCTTCCCTTTTCTTGTTCCATATTTATTTCTGTCTTgtcattttcctttttcatcaaCATTGATCCCCAATGGACAGGGATGATGTATGGAACCTTCCTTGCTGATGTCCTTTTCCTTTGGATGCTTAATGTCTCCATGTGAATATATAGTTTGTCTAtgtatatttttaattatgcaGTGTTTTCTGTTAATTTCTCCTTGTCTATGTTTTCACGTCAGCGGTCCAGAGTAACTTTCTCACGATAACATGCAGTGGCACAATCTTTTTTGTTATTTCATTGACGATGACTGTTGAGTTTCTTCTTTGAACAATTCTATTCTTATTGTTTATCCAGCCCAAGCTTCCTTTTGTCACTACATCATATTTTAGTTTCCTGGTCATATTGTGGATGCATCTTTGCTTAGTTCTACTTACCTTTTAAACAATTCTGTTTTCAATTTGCAGGAAGTGATAAGAATCAAGAATGAACACCCAGATGACAAAAACTGTATTCTCAATGATAGAGTGAAAGGTCGTCTTAAGGTTACCAGAGCGTTTGGGGCAGGCTTTCTGAAACAGGTCCTATGgatgtacttgttaattgtcCTAATATATATCACTTTTTGCGTAGTTTGCTGTTAACTCTTGATCCCACTACATATAAGAATATTACTACTATCTCTGAGAAGCAGACTAAAACTTGTCATGGTTGGCCAAAACGATTTAAAATTTGGTGTTTTGACTGCTGCATGTAGCATACCATGTACAACTTGCTTGTTTTGCCTAGTCCaataagaaaaatattttaCAGTTGGTAATGATGTGATCTGCATTGTTTATGCAGCCCAAGTTCAATGCTCCGCTATTGGAAATGTTTCGGAATGAGTACATTGGTACCGCACCATACATCTCATGTTTGCCTTCTCTTCGCCACCACAGACTCTGCCCTAGTGATCAGTTTTTGATTCTTTCATCTGACGGTCTGTATCAGTATCTAAGCAATCAGGAAGTTGTTTCTCATGTGGAGAATTTTATGGAGAAGTTTCCCGAGGGAGACCCTGCACAACACCTGATAGAGGAGCTTCTTTTCCGTGCTGCAAAGAAAGCCGGTACGCTTTGTCATTTCTCCTTATAATAATGTTTTCATAATTGTAtataagttattttttttttttttttgggtctccTTTTAAAGTATTTGGAATGGTAACTTTAGTAGTAGCAAGGTGTTAAAATACATGCACGAGTTTAGCATTGGAatacttttatttattatataatAAGATAATGTGCCAAAGAACGGAAATGCACTGACCTCCATAACTATTGCCTGACCCAATGTGATGGTTATGCTTTGTGCTTTTGAAGAGCTATAACCTAAGGTAGGATTCATTGATTAGTTAATATCATACTTGATTATGGCCAAAGGTCTTTGCTCTCATGCACTACACTATTTGCACTCCTTTGTCTTAGTGTTGGAGTGCGAGAGTACAAAAAGAGATCTTCCTTGGAACAATTTGGTCAGAAAGAATAACAtatatggatttttttttctatgtgAGACTCACGATACTTGTCAAGGTCCTCAAGGATAAAGTAGGTGAAATTGTTGAGTTTTGGCCTTCAATGTCCAATAGATTTACATAGAAcccattctttcttttcttcctgtGGATTTTAGGACTGCTGGATCTTATATCAGCTGTGAATTCGtgatattttttcttgttgtaAAATGTAATGCTGATAATTTGAAGAGATTTTGATTATTTTAATGGTATTACTTGTTAATATATTCTTTGAAGAAAGATGAAGGTATCTCAAAGTGGTTTGTACTTATTGTTCTCTTCTCTAATGTATTTACTATTTTATGCTGATAGCCTgatatatgcatatatgttgTGTGCACATGTAAGTGTCTTTCAGTGAATGAGGTTGTCGTGGATGCATGTGATGATGCATATTTAGATTTCAGTAATAGCTAGTTTATTTCCTGTGCTGTTTCTATCTGACTATACAGTCGGTTTTTGGCTGTTAATGGAGCTTATGGAATGTGCCCTCTTATGCACCTAACATTCATAAGGTTTATGCCCCAGGGTCTTTTGGCCTAAGACATACATAGACTTAAACAATTagttaaaattgaaaatgataaaAGATGTTAATTTTTCTATTAGCCTCAAACTTTGGGATTGATTGTCGCATGATGTTCCAAGCTTTGCACCAGTGTAATTACTAACTAGAACCTTTTACTTGTTGTACTTTTAAATGGTGGGAAGGAGTTTGTTCTTACAGTATTTCAGGAATTATGTCAATGGAGGGATTGAGTTGGATTCTGGAATGGGAGTCTACATTATTGTTAATTAGCAATTGTACTTATATTGTTGGGAGTCTGAACTCTTTTGGTTTGCAGGAATGGATTTCCATGAATTACTGGACATCCCTCAAGGAGATCGCAGGAAGTATCACGATGATGTTACTGTTATGGTCATATCACTTGAAGGAAGAATTTGGAAGTCATCAGGAAAGTACCTTTGACGACATTATACACAAGCAAGCAATGTTTTCTATACAAGctatattgcaatttcgaatTTCAGCTAGAGATAGTCTGCAAGCAGTATGGAAAGCTTTGCTGCTGACCGTAGTCCATGGGGGTCCATTAGGTTTTGTTTTCTGTCTCACAGCATAAGCATACAACTAGTAGGGGATGGTAATGGCGAAAGGCTGATGTTAGATATCATCTTCAAAATAGATGCAAGATATTGGGTTCAGTGATGAAAATGAGAATCCGCAGATGGAGTAGTTGGGAAATGCTctttaggggaaaaaaaaatgttttatttttgtcccatttctTTTAGActtaaaagaacaaaaaaatagaaaatttgcAAATAGGTGCAGACTCTTTCCATTTCATCTGTGCCTTTCTCTTTTGTATCTTTTCCGGAGCCGAAAATGTGTTTTGTAAATTGGTGGGGGTACAGAATTTACTTACTGAACTTTGAGCATTCCCTTGTCAATACCTGAGCAGCTGTAATTTTGAAGGTGGGGTTTCCACCCATTGCGGATATGAAGAGTTCAAAATTTTACCAACTTCTTTGTGTAGTGACTTGTTAATTTTGTTTAGCATTAGGTCACCCTGGACTGATCCTCGTGAAATTGGTTCCCATTTCGATGGAAAACTACCTACAGAAGATTGTGGGATTTTTAATTACGAGCAGTTGCAAAACGCTGCTTGGATAACCTAGTACAGTCATGTGCTTTTTAGCTGCGCATTGTGAACTCTGCAGGTACTAGTTTGGGCATGACATAACAGCAAACTATATGAAGTCGAAAACGTGTTCTGGCATTCATAGTATGGATATGGAAGGGGCCAATTAACAATCTTCTTGTTCTTAGGAAATGCGTTCAGATAATATATTTCACATTTGTGCCTCAAACTATTCTGATATATAAAATTTATAGTGAAATGTACAATGATCCAAATCAAATAATACATTTCACATTTGGAAACTACAGAGTTGAGTATAAACATATTAAGCGGTGATTGATTGTGCCTGTGACCGCACCCACGACACTAAATCCTCCCGAGTTGCCACAAAACAACCAGCTTTCTCTTCACTCTGCCGAAATGGTGCAGCCAACTTCTTCACATGAGAACCAAATGAATGGGCCAGTCCTTGAGAGAATTTGTGAGTTCCAGCACCGGTTTGAGCAGAAAACAACTTCGGCAGAGCCTCTTCACGCTGAACAATTTTGTATAGAGTTCCCATCCACTCTTCAAGTGCAGTGTGAGCAGCACCAATGGATAGTGACCTAACATCTAAACACCACTCATTCGCTGTCTTGTTGTGTAAACCCGGATACAACCCATATAGGGTTCCTAGATAGAGCAGCTCATGAGCTCTCTCGTGGTTATTTTTGTTTCTGCAtatatcaatcaagcaattgCAGAAGGGTCTTCTGGATTCAACTGCAGTGCTACCAATAACATCCCTAAATTCGTCTTTAATTGCCTCAAACCCTACTTTCTCATCTTGCAGCACTTTTACGAGGGTAACCAACTTCGGATTAGCCTGCTGCAAGCATGAAAAGACCATATCCTCATCCTCAGTTTTTTCACACAACGACACAACAGACAGTAAACACCCACAGAGCCTATCATCTGGTTTAACCCCTCTTTCAACTGCAACATTGAAGACTCGAACCATATCACCAAATCTTTTAGCTCTCCCCAAGCATTGTATCAAACAAGTGCAACCCATGACATTGAGGTGCACACCCTTCTTGGACATTTCTTCAAACAACTCCATGGCCTCATCAGCATTCCCACCACTCCCAAAGATGTTCAACATTGCCGTGTAACTATAACTATCCGGCCTACAGTGCTCTGACTGCTTCATATCCTCGAAAAGCCTCTTAGCCTCATCCTCCAAGCCAAGGTCAGCACACATATTCAACAATGTGTTGTACAAAATGAAGTCCATCGGCCACTGATTCGACCTCATCCGCTCCCACAATTCCAACGCGTCTCTAGCCCACCTCGCCTTGCCATAGATCTTAACAAGCGCAGTCAATGTTTTCTCATTCGGTTTCAGCCCGGATGCAACCATTTCTTCGAACAAACTCCTAGCTAAACCAGGCTTTCCAGCCTTCCCCATTGCCTCTAACAACGTATTGTACACGACCAAATTAGGCTTCACACCAATAGAAGCCATTTCCTGCAAGACATACCTAATACCATCATAGTCCCCAGCCTCACCAAACATCTTACCCAACACAGAAAATGCAATAGGGTCAGGTGTCCACCCACTAGCCCTCCCTCTCTCATATAAACTAAGCACCTCCTCAACCTTGCCCAATTTGGCATAAACATCTAAAATAGCAGAGTAAGTCACCTCATCAGGCATCAAACCAGTCTTGTACATCCTCTCAAACCACTCCACCGCCTTGTCGAAAAGCTTGGACCTTTTGGCACAAGTGATTATAGTGGAGTAAGTAATGTTGTCAAGCGCAACCCCATTGCCTATCATCTCCTCAGCAAGCTCCTCAATGAGCTGAAACTGCCTCCCAAACCTCATGGACTTCATGGTGACATTGTAGAAGATGGTCTCCATTGGAAACAGGTTCTGGGACTTGACCCAGTTGAAGAACATGTGGGTTTTCTGCCATGGCTTCAAGCTGTTGAGAATCAAAAGGGCATTTTCTCTGGTGGGTGGGTGTGGGATTTCTTCTAGAGCAGCCAAGAATGCTTCTTGAGAGGAGTCACAGTCATTGAGCTTCTGGGCAAAGAGCCTGAGATCTCTGACCTGAGGATTGTAGGAGTAGAGAGAGCGCTTCTGCCTCTGGAGGGATAGCACAGAGCGTTTGGGCTTGGCCGGGTTGACCCAGATGGACTTGGGCTTGGATAGGACTTGGGGTTGGTCTTTGGGAGGAGGGGTGGAGAGAGTGGTGGTGGTTAGAGGCTTGAGTTGGTCAGACAAAGATGgggttttgttcttgttatTGGGTTGTGATAAATCTGGTGGAGATTTTGGAGGGGACTTGGTAGACCTGCAAGAAATGGTGAATCTTTTGGGTGGGATTAGTTTGATTGGTGAAGTGAAGAAGATGGGTCTCTTGGTTTCTGAGGAATTCACAGTGAAGTGAATGctactagtactagtagtaGCCATAAGAGAATGAAGGTGTGTCTCTGTTTTGCTAACAGAGATGGGTTTTTGTTTGTTGTCACCCTTATCTAAAACCCAGCCAAAAACTGAAACAGAACCCTAACAATAATCATCAGAAACACAGTAGCTAGATATTTGAACAGTCaccaaaaaaatgaaggaaaaaaaaaaaaaaaattggggtaAGATCCACCACAAGGGTGGGTAGCCTTAACCGGATGTGTGGTAACAGGTAAGTCCGAAGACTGTTCCCGTCCCTGTCAGGGGAGATGCCAACCATCTCTCCTTTCTACGAACACAGATCTAATAGTAATACTAGGCTATATAAagaagataaataaaacttcGTTCCGATGTGGGAGTCTTATGAAGGTTTAAGAACAAGGTCGCTATATTGAATTGTGATTTAGAGATCAAACCGGGGGAGGTTTCTTTAAGAAAAGTAAGGGTCTGATCTATTAAACTAGGATTTCCATGCTttgtgatttggattttggtaTTGATGCCCAGATTTTCATATGTAAGTGAGCAAATATATAGCCCCAAGATACCTTCATGGCACTCTACGTCTCTACCTTCACTTGATGAAGGTGCGCTCTCTATTCTCAACTCATACGTAAAGATTTGAAAAGCTTTCGATTCTAGTAGAGAGCATTTGCTCACACATTTGAAATTTAGGTTGAAGGGAATCAAGAAAATCTCCAGCTTTTAGCAAAATATCTTGACTAAATTGAAGATATTAGAATAACAAAGAAACAAGACTAGGAATCATTTGAACACCCTCGTAACTTTGTTCCATGATTGTTCAGTAAGGAACACACGCAGCCAAAGTAATTAGTAAAAGCAACTACACAAAGCTAGTAAAGAATTCGACTTTCATAAGAAAAAGGGTTTCATCATAAACTATGCTCAGGAAACAAATGCAGCATCTAGCTTTCCACGGTATACCAGACCAAAGTTTGCTTGAATTTCAATTACAATTCCCGTCCTATATTATATCCATTTAATTTGGCTTTCTACTTTCTTCATCTACAAATAAGGTAATTCTTTGATCACCGCAGTTGGAAAATTGATCCCCCAACACACAAATAATAATAGAATATAAGCAAGCCAACAAAGATAAAGGATTTAACAAGGTTTGCACTAAAAGTCCTTTACTTACGTTCTGAGAATTACAAAATTACATCACTCAAGTTCGTACCAAACATGAGCCTTTGTAACCAAAAGGATACCCCTTGTATATCTTCTATCAACATAGAAGAATTCTCCGCAAGAGTTGTACAACCTTTTGAACATAACTCATTTTATTTCTACACCCATAGACCATTAGAGTCGCACTTTCAACCTCTCTTGCATAACTCCCCAGAAGACAACATGAGCAGCAAGCAGCTGCCAGGGATACCACTCGAAAATGTTGAGTGATGGAAAGCCACTCTTTAGAGTGATGGCTAGCACAAGGGAATTCCACCCCTATAAGGGTGAGATAATGTCACTCTAGGAATTAGAGAGCGAGGGAATGTATTAGCCCCACAGAAACGAGGAGCAAAGTGATGGAGATCCACCCACATTTGAAAAGAACTTTTGtaaaacaagagagagagaaagatattTTTGAGAAAACTTTTGCAAATGAACAGATTTTTGGGCTCGAATCCATCTTAACATTGTAGAATCGGTATAAATCCGTATGTAATTAAGATTCTTATTTAATTATGATATCTTGTAATTATAGaaaatcctgtaattatggaaagattgtttcctattagagttagactattcatttgtacttgtatatatacccccatTGTAGGATGAATATAATTATCGAATTAatcctgaattgaagtattcttttctacttggtatcagagcaggttcaatccctTGAACTTGCGCTgtatcctttgaatcctgaatcccgaagaacaccacaaaccgatgcgtaccaccaccgttgaaatcaaaccatccctgaatttcaaaccaccatcaccctaccttttttcggaaaagaatgaattttttttttcaaaacattcatatccatcttgaaaccctagaaaatccaATCCTACGAAAATCTTGAATTCCTCAATGgttgcaatcagagaaacaggctatggggcattcggtAACTACCGAATTTTCTGTTATGGCTCAACGCAAACAAGGTCCTTCTCTAGGCTTCTCAGGACCTTCTCCACACCGTCatctaggtaaaccaaatccatatgcaaacaaaaagtgcattatctgtggggaattaggtcatagcaaggagcggtgctatgaagtgattggttaccctgattggtgggacttcaccaaaaaaccgcgaaagaatctgggcaaggccgtTGTTGCTACTATAGAGGAAGTTtacctagacaatgcctccgctaatgtagcgcagtcaggtatgaagggtaaggttactttt contains these protein-coding regions:
- the LOC112180768 gene encoding pentatricopeptide repeat-containing protein At5g46580, chloroplastic, yielding MATTSTSSIHFTVNSSETKRPIFFTSPIKLIPPKRFTISCRSTKSPPKSPPDLSQPNNKNKTPSLSDQLKPLTTTTLSTPPPKDQPQVLSKPKSIWVNPAKPKRSVLSLQRQKRSLYSYNPQVRDLRLFAQKLNDCDSSQEAFLAALEEIPHPPTRENALLILNSLKPWQKTHMFFNWVKSQNLFPMETIFYNVTMKSMRFGRQFQLIEELAEEMIGNGVALDNITYSTIITCAKRSKLFDKAVEWFERMYKTGLMPDEVTYSAILDVYAKLGKVEEVLSLYERGRASGWTPDPIAFSVLGKMFGEAGDYDGIRYVLQEMASIGVKPNLVVYNTLLEAMGKAGKPGLARSLFEEMVASGLKPNEKTLTALVKIYGKARWARDALELWERMRSNQWPMDFILYNTLLNMCADLGLEDEAKRLFEDMKQSEHCRPDSYSYTAMLNIFGSGGNADEAMELFEEMSKKGVHLNVMGCTCLIQCLGRAKRFGDMVRVFNVAVERGVKPDDRLCGCLLSVVSLCEKTEDEDMVFSCLQQANPKLVTLVKVLQDEKVGFEAIKDEFRDVIGSTAVESRRPFCNCLIDICRNKNNHERAHELLYLGTLYGLYPGLHNKTANEWCLDVRSLSIGAAHTALEEWMGTLYKIVQREEALPKLFSAQTGAGTHKFSQGLAHSFGSHVKKLAAPFRQSEEKAGCFVATREDLVSWVRSQAQSITA